From the Mustelus asterias chromosome 14, sMusAst1.hap1.1, whole genome shotgun sequence genome, one window contains:
- the LOC144503975 gene encoding gamma-crystallin S-1-like: protein MLGYSHSANSELKMGKIIFYEDRNFQGRHYECSSDCADLSPYFSRCNSIRVMSDWWVMYERPNYMGYQYVLNRGEYPDYQRWMGFNDNIRSCRTYPYYRGGNYRMRIYERPDFGGQMMEFMDDCPSVYDRFRYRDINSCHVMDGYWTFYEHPNYRGRQYFMRPGEYRRYSDWGGYNSTIGSFRRMREF from the exons ATGCTGGGATATAGCCAC TCAGCTAACTCTGAGCTCAAAATGGGAAAG ATTATCTTTTACGAGGACAGGAACTTCCAGGGTCGGCACTATGAGTGCAGCAGTGACTGTGCTGACCTGTCCCCTTACTTCAGTCGTTGTAACTCCATCCGTGTCATGAGTGATTGGTGGGTGATGTATGAGAGACCCAATTACATGGGATACCAGTATGTTCTGAACAGGGGAGAATATCCTGACTACCAGCGCTGGATGGGATTCAATGACAACATCAGGTCATGTCGCACCTACCCATAT TACCGAGGTGGCAACTACAGAATGAGGATTTACGAGAGGCCCGACTTTGGGggacagatgatggaattcaTGGATGACTGTCCCTCTGTCTACGATCGTTTCCGTTACCGTGACATTAACTCCTGCCATGTGATGGACGGTTACTGGACCTTCTATGAACATCCCAACTACAGAGGCCGACAGTACTTCATGAGACCCGGTGAATACAGGAGATACAGTGACTGGGGCGGCTACAACTCAACTATTGGGTCTTTCAGACGCATGAGAGAATTCTAG